One window of Athalia rosae chromosome 2, iyAthRosa1.1, whole genome shotgun sequence genomic DNA carries:
- the LOC105692110 gene encoding uncharacterized protein LOC105692110 isoform X1, whose amino-acid sequence MKFLTAVVAAGLLLGVATSQDAGRALFVRTSAAHSRSVRAAPPSPADVMARNILEWIQGIYRQGTRKTRQQSESNVYLPPYSTQRPPERPRPFQPASVAQQPSYSSASLNEVTSYPSYQQPSSVYTPPSIGYSSSQPSSPNYPSQQPYQTPRPSYGQSVSSTFGGSQNYGSSISQLKPIPTNPPPQFVSSSAAPSAGYPPAGVYIQPQTNGYQPSPSTPQPKPTYQPPLPSSTYIPVSVGSNNGNYYPPSESPVPNFPTPGPNIDTSGTSVTGSETSSGMSNVETVSAGETGTATGNTVSDEDLKHPPHIHAIDVECSKTMMTINIEFNRAFDGVIYSKGFYTDSNCQYVKQGTGETKYSFTVSLDSCGTQFINDFEGEAGQAYLENVLVLQNEPGIQEVWDTVRRVRCLWEGNINKALSVSLSVDMLNQEIVTFSGDTASAKLDIQTGKGPFAPAANGLVKIGETMTLVVSVEGDPGFDLQVHDCVARDETSTNVVQLTDERGCILKPKFFGAFQKTRETGNTGASIIAYAFFQAFKFPDVMDLYLECNIELCKTDCEACPEPNQQIDPGRRRRDVTYAPSNSSGALSDPVRIGKGFRVIMPEDLSTASNLALEKIEEMAVEEFSSVNNICMSNTGFYTTFSFMLSLLVASIVSSAIFYLKLQTIRAAKTMNLPKGH is encoded by the exons ATGAAATTCCTGACGGCTGTGGTAGCCGCAGGGCTACTGCTGGGTGTTGCGACAAGTCAAGATGCAGGCCGGGCACTATTTGTACGGACCTCAGCTG CTCACTCGAGGTCTGTAAGAGCAGCGCCTCCATCACCAGCAGATGTGATGGCTCGAAATATCCTAGAGTGGATTCAAGGCATCTACCGTCAGGGCACGAGGAAAA CCCGTCAACAATCTGAGAGCAACGTATACTTACCGCCATACAGTACCCAGAGACCTCCCGAACGACCTCGACCTTTTCAACCAGCGTCTGTGGCACAACAACCCTCGTATTCTTCTGCAAGTTTGAACGAAGTCACAAGTTATCCAAGTTATCAACAACCGTCGTCGGTGTACACACCCCCCAGCATCGGATACTCTTCGAGCCAACCATCCTCGCCTAATTATCCCTCCCAACAACCCTATCAAACTCCAAGACCGAGTTACGGTCAATCCGTGTCATCGACATTTGGAGGATCACAAAACTATGGATCGTCCATATCTCAGCTTAAGCCGATTCCTACCAATCCTCCTCCACAGTTTGTTAGCTCTTCAGCGGCACCTTCAGCCGGATATCCACCAGcaggtgtatacatacagcCTCAAACCAACGGGTATCAACCGTCACcgtcaactccgcaacccaaACCAACATATCAACCCCCATTACCCTCTTCCACTTACATACCTGTATCTGTAGGTTCTAATAATGGCAACTACTATCCCCCGAGTGAATCACCAGTGCCGAATTTTCCAACACCTGGACCAAACATCGACACTTCCG GAACGTCTGTAACCGGGTCTGAAACTTCGTCTGGTATGAGCAATGTTGAAACAGTTTCAGCGGGGGAAACTGGCACTGCTACAGGCAATACCGTTTCTGATGAAGATTTGAAGCATCCGCCGCATATTCACGCAATCGATGTTGAATGTAGCAAAACTATGATGACTATTAATATTGAATTCAATCGGGCTTTTGACGGTGTCATTTACTCGAAG GGCTTCTACACAGACAGCAATTGTCAGTACGTGAAGCAAGGAACGGGCGAAACCAAATATTCCTTCACCGTTAGTTTGGATTCATGTGGCACTCAATTTATAAATGATTTCGAGGGCGAAGCTGGACAGGCTTATTTGGAAAACGTTTTAGTACTCCAG aatgaACCAGGAATTCAAGAGGTCTGGGATACAGTGCGTAGAGTACGTTGTCTATGGGAAGGCAACATCAATAAGGCCCTTTCCGTTAGTCTATCTGTTGATATGTTGAATCAAGAGATTGTTACATTCAGTGGGGATACAGCGTCAGCCAAACTAGATATTCAAACAGGAAAAGGCCCATTTGCTCCGGCAGCTAATGGCCTAGTGAAGATTGGCGAGACAATGACGTTGGTGGTATCCGTTGAAGGTGATCCTGGATTTGATCTACAG GTACACGATTGCGTTGCCCGCGATGAAACATCAACCAATGTCGTCCAACTAACGGATGAACGAGGCTGTATTCTGAAGCCGAAATTTTTCGGAGCCTTCCAAAAAACCAGAGAAACTGGGAATACAGGAGCGTCCATCATTGCCTATGCATTTTTCCAGGCATTCAAATTCCCAGATGTAATGGATTTGTACTTGGAATGTAACATCGAACTGTGCAAAACAGATTGCGAAGCATGTCCAGAACCTAATCAA CAAATTGACCCTGGCCGTAGACGTCGAGACGTTACTTACGCACCTTCAAACTCTTCTGGAGCTTTGTCCGATCCAGTCCGTATCGGAAAAGGATTTAGAGTAATAATGCCCGAAGATTTGAGTACAGCTTCGAATTTAGCTttagagaaaattgaagaaatggCAGTAGAAGAATTCAGCAGTGTAAACAACATTTGCATGAGCAACACAGGATTTTATACTACCTTCTCCTTCATGCTGAGCTTACTCGTTGCATCTATAGTTAGTTCAGCCATATTTTACCTGAAATTACAAACGATTCGCGCAGCCAAGACGATGAATTTACCTAAGGGTCATTAA
- the LOC105692110 gene encoding uncharacterized protein LOC105692110 isoform X2: MKFLTAVVAAGLLLGVATSQDAGRALFVRTSAARQQSESNVYLPPYSTQRPPERPRPFQPASVAQQPSYSSASLNEVTSYPSYQQPSSVYTPPSIGYSSSQPSSPNYPSQQPYQTPRPSYGQSVSSTFGGSQNYGSSISQLKPIPTNPPPQFVSSSAAPSAGYPPAGVYIQPQTNGYQPSPSTPQPKPTYQPPLPSSTYIPVSVGSNNGNYYPPSESPVPNFPTPGPNIDTSGTSVTGSETSSGMSNVETVSAGETGTATGNTVSDEDLKHPPHIHAIDVECSKTMMTINIEFNRAFDGVIYSKGFYTDSNCQYVKQGTGETKYSFTVSLDSCGTQFINDFEGEAGQAYLENVLVLQNEPGIQEVWDTVRRVRCLWEGNINKALSVSLSVDMLNQEIVTFSGDTASAKLDIQTGKGPFAPAANGLVKIGETMTLVVSVEGDPGFDLQVHDCVARDETSTNVVQLTDERGCILKPKFFGAFQKTRETGNTGASIIAYAFFQAFKFPDVMDLYLECNIELCKTDCEACPEPNQQIDPGRRRRDVTYAPSNSSGALSDPVRIGKGFRVIMPEDLSTASNLALEKIEEMAVEEFSSVNNICMSNTGFYTTFSFMLSLLVASIVSSAIFYLKLQTIRAAKTMNLPKGH; this comes from the exons ATGAAATTCCTGACGGCTGTGGTAGCCGCAGGGCTACTGCTGGGTGTTGCGACAAGTCAAGATGCAGGCCGGGCACTATTTGTACGGACCTCAGCTG CCCGTCAACAATCTGAGAGCAACGTATACTTACCGCCATACAGTACCCAGAGACCTCCCGAACGACCTCGACCTTTTCAACCAGCGTCTGTGGCACAACAACCCTCGTATTCTTCTGCAAGTTTGAACGAAGTCACAAGTTATCCAAGTTATCAACAACCGTCGTCGGTGTACACACCCCCCAGCATCGGATACTCTTCGAGCCAACCATCCTCGCCTAATTATCCCTCCCAACAACCCTATCAAACTCCAAGACCGAGTTACGGTCAATCCGTGTCATCGACATTTGGAGGATCACAAAACTATGGATCGTCCATATCTCAGCTTAAGCCGATTCCTACCAATCCTCCTCCACAGTTTGTTAGCTCTTCAGCGGCACCTTCAGCCGGATATCCACCAGcaggtgtatacatacagcCTCAAACCAACGGGTATCAACCGTCACcgtcaactccgcaacccaaACCAACATATCAACCCCCATTACCCTCTTCCACTTACATACCTGTATCTGTAGGTTCTAATAATGGCAACTACTATCCCCCGAGTGAATCACCAGTGCCGAATTTTCCAACACCTGGACCAAACATCGACACTTCCG GAACGTCTGTAACCGGGTCTGAAACTTCGTCTGGTATGAGCAATGTTGAAACAGTTTCAGCGGGGGAAACTGGCACTGCTACAGGCAATACCGTTTCTGATGAAGATTTGAAGCATCCGCCGCATATTCACGCAATCGATGTTGAATGTAGCAAAACTATGATGACTATTAATATTGAATTCAATCGGGCTTTTGACGGTGTCATTTACTCGAAG GGCTTCTACACAGACAGCAATTGTCAGTACGTGAAGCAAGGAACGGGCGAAACCAAATATTCCTTCACCGTTAGTTTGGATTCATGTGGCACTCAATTTATAAATGATTTCGAGGGCGAAGCTGGACAGGCTTATTTGGAAAACGTTTTAGTACTCCAG aatgaACCAGGAATTCAAGAGGTCTGGGATACAGTGCGTAGAGTACGTTGTCTATGGGAAGGCAACATCAATAAGGCCCTTTCCGTTAGTCTATCTGTTGATATGTTGAATCAAGAGATTGTTACATTCAGTGGGGATACAGCGTCAGCCAAACTAGATATTCAAACAGGAAAAGGCCCATTTGCTCCGGCAGCTAATGGCCTAGTGAAGATTGGCGAGACAATGACGTTGGTGGTATCCGTTGAAGGTGATCCTGGATTTGATCTACAG GTACACGATTGCGTTGCCCGCGATGAAACATCAACCAATGTCGTCCAACTAACGGATGAACGAGGCTGTATTCTGAAGCCGAAATTTTTCGGAGCCTTCCAAAAAACCAGAGAAACTGGGAATACAGGAGCGTCCATCATTGCCTATGCATTTTTCCAGGCATTCAAATTCCCAGATGTAATGGATTTGTACTTGGAATGTAACATCGAACTGTGCAAAACAGATTGCGAAGCATGTCCAGAACCTAATCAA CAAATTGACCCTGGCCGTAGACGTCGAGACGTTACTTACGCACCTTCAAACTCTTCTGGAGCTTTGTCCGATCCAGTCCGTATCGGAAAAGGATTTAGAGTAATAATGCCCGAAGATTTGAGTACAGCTTCGAATTTAGCTttagagaaaattgaagaaatggCAGTAGAAGAATTCAGCAGTGTAAACAACATTTGCATGAGCAACACAGGATTTTATACTACCTTCTCCTTCATGCTGAGCTTACTCGTTGCATCTATAGTTAGTTCAGCCATATTTTACCTGAAATTACAAACGATTCGCGCAGCCAAGACGATGAATTTACCTAAGGGTCATTAA
- the LOC105692111 gene encoding methyltransferase N6AMT1 — protein sequence METPIVNLTKKDLETVYEPSEDSFLLIDALELDLENLKSKKPGLCLEIGSGSGVVITALAKALGHFFASFFMAIDINPNACKITKRIGRDNFVDINVVQMDLVNLLNKTNIFDIVIFNPPYVVTESLEVLDERLISKTWAGGHDGREVMDRLFAHIPNMLSPNGIFYLVTIKENNPTSIINMFNHWNMKGEIISERKVRGEHLHILRFTRIN from the coding sequence atggaaactcCTATAGTGAATTTAACAAAGAAGGATCTGGAAACAGTGTATGAACCATCTGAAGATTCGTTCCTACTGATTGATGCCTTAGAATTAGATTTAGAGAATCTAAAATCTAAAAAGCCTGGGCTTTGTTTAGAAATCGGCAGTGGATCTGGTGTAGTTATTACAGCGTTGGCAAAGGCTTTGGGTCACTTTTTTGCATCCTTTTTCATGGCTATTGACATAAATCCGAATGCTTGCAAGATTACAAAACGAATTGGCAGAGATAACTTTGTAGATATAAATGTTGTACAGATGGATTTGGTGAACTTGTTAAACAAGACTAATATATTTGATATTGTGATATTTAATCCACCGTACGTGGTCACAGAGTCTTTAGAAGTTCTTGATGAAAGATTGATATCAAAAACTTGGGCAGGGGGGCATGATGGTAGAGAAGTTATGGATAGACTGTTTGCTCATATTCCCAATATGTTATCGCCGAATGGAATTTTCTATTTGGTAACAATCAAGGAGAATAATCCAACttcaattataaatatgtTCAATCATTGGAATATGAAAGGAGAAATAATTAGTGAGAGAAAAGTTAGAGGAGAACATTTACATATTTTAAGGTTCACAAGAATCAATTAG
- the LOC105692112 gene encoding SNAPIN protein homolog codes for MDVDTASDNTSIDDKTEDFCENPTRDALTEGLMGLLKPTVDQLDERIRATRISQIELKQQIESLTEELLKISEALQCPLELDVYVKKLINTKHKVTVVSNILQTTQERLNKVHQAVERNTARRRALLETAPAISTPIVPESSGQMLETDKTGTTEIQE; via the exons ATGGATGTGGATACTGCCAGTGATAATACTTCAATTGATGATAAAACTGAAGACTTTTGTGAAAATCCGACTCGAGATGCATTGACAGAGGGACTTATGGGACTTTTGAAACCTACGGTTGATCAGCTCGATGAAAGAATACGTGCTACGAG gatAAGTCAAATTGAACTTAAACAACAAATTGAATCGTTAACAgaagaattattaaaaatatctgAAGCTCTTCAGTGTCCGCTGGAGTTAGATGTTTATGTTAAAAAACTGATCAATACTAAACATAAAGTGACTGTTGTTAGTAATATATTGCAAACTACACAAGAACGACTTAACAAAGTTCATCAGGCTGTTGAAAGAAACACAGCACGCCGAAGGGCTTTGTTAGAAACAGCACCTGCAATAAGTACTCCTATTGTCCCTGAAAGTAGTGGACAAATGTTGGAAACTGATAAGACCGGTACCACTGAGATACAAGAGTGA